In Metarhizium brunneum chromosome 3, complete sequence, a genomic segment contains:
- the psmD12 gene encoding 26S proteasome non-ATPase regulatory subunit 12: MSESTLKPEKDFTKEVDQQLPEAETLAKTNLQGAIEKLTALEKQTRQASDLASTSRVLIAIVTLCKNAGDWSLMNEQTLVLSKKHSQLKQAITKMVQTVVGFLDDTPDLKTKLSVIETLRTVTEGKIFVEVERARVTKILSDIKKEQGDLKAATEILCELQVETFGSMDRREKTEFILAQVALCIESEDWTQAGILGRKISTRYLARKPKKTAEQLEKEQKEREKKRARGEEVPEEKQDDTTDLKLRYYEQQIALAKHDDKYLDVCKHYRQVLDTEAVEEDPAKLHPVLQRIIYFVILSPYDNEQHDLLHRIFKDTRNSQVPLDAELLRLFTVHELMRWPEIAKKFGPHLCSTDVFDAQPGQSSDAKAHQRWEDLRKRVIEHNVRVVAKYYTRIRMNRLTELLDLAEDETEKYISELVTSKTVYAKIDRPARIVSFAKPRGADDILNEWSHNMKSLLGLLERIDHLITKEEMMARIQPTSAK; encoded by the exons ATGTCCGAATCTACGTTGAAGCCCGAGAAGGACTTCACGAAGGAGGTCGACCAGCAACTTCCGGAAGCTGAAACTCTGGCAAAA ACCAACCTTCAAGGCGCAATCGAGAAGCTTACTGCCCTTGAGAAGCAGACTCGGCAG GCCTCGGACTTAGCATCGACATCACGGGTTCTGATCGCAATCGTAACCCTCTGCAAAAATGCCGGTGACTGGAGCTTGATGAATGAGCAAACGCTCGTCCTTTCCAAGAAGCATAGCCAGCTCAAGCAGGCCATTACCAAGATGGTACAGACTGTGGTTGGTTTCCTAGATGACACACCAGACCTCAAGACGAAGCTTTCAGTCATCGAGACCCTTCGAACTGTTACAGAGGGAAAGATATTCGTCGAGGTAGAGCGAGCCCGTGTGACCAAGATTCTTTCCGATATCAAAAAGGAGCAGGGGGATCTGAAAGCTGCCACGGAGATCTTGTGCGAATTGCAAGTCGAGACATTTGGCTCTATGGACCGACGGGAAAAGACTGAATTCATCTTAGCGCAAGTTGCGTTGTGCATTGAGAGTGAGGACTGGACTCAGGCTGGCATCCTAGGCCGCAAGATCAGCACACGGTATTTGGCCcgcaagcccaagaagacTGCCGAGCAGTTGGAGAAGGAACAGAAGGAGcgcgagaagaagagggctCGAGGCGAGGAAGTCCCAGAAGAGAAACAAGACGATACCACAGATCTCAAGTTGCGGTACTATGAACAGCAAATCGCCCTTGCGAAACATGATGATAAATATCTGGATGTATGCAAGCACTACCGACAAGTTCTCGATACCGAAGCGGTCGAGGAAGACCCTGCTAAGCTTCATCCC GTGCTTCAGCGGATCATCTATTTTGTCATCCTTTCCCCTTATGATAACGAGCAGCATGACCTACTTCACCGCATATTCAAAGACACGCGGAACTCTCAAGTCCCGTTGGATGCTGAACTGCTCAGGCTGTTCACCGTCCACGAACTGATGCGATGGCCAGAGATTGCCAAAAAGTTTGGTCCGCACCTGTGTAGCACCGACGTCTTCGATGCGCAGCCCGGTCAGTCGTCCGATGCGAAGGCTCACCAGCGATGGGAGGACCTTCGAAAGCGTGTCATCGAGCACAATGTTCGGGTCGTCGCCAAGTACTATACTCGAATTCGCATGAACCGTCTGACCGAGTTGCTCGATTTGGCCGAGGATGAAACTGAAAAGTATATCAGCGAGTTGGTCACCTCGAAGACGGTCTATGCCAAGATTGATCGCCCCGCTCGAATCGTCAGTTTTGCTAAACCCAGAGGTGCCGATGATATTTTGAACGAATGGAGCCATAACATGAAGAGTCTATTGGGATTGCTAGAGAGAATCGACCACCTAATCACGaaggaggagatgatggctcgCATTCAACCCACAAGTGCAAAGTAG
- the dfr1 gene encoding Dihydrofolate reductase yields MTASTESNGAAVQPAKTNGGKAEVKILMLHGYTQSGALFRAKTRALEKLLAKALSPLSLTPVLVYPTGPNRLLPQDMPFYSPPSDPAEEDDYQPDTWAWWRKDEGSGEYLYLEKGMEAVAQAIREAGGVDGVCGFSQGGAATGIVAAALEVERAVPEGPAGEWVRKLREANGGRAAKFAVSYSGFWATPESLQFLYRPKISTPSLHYLGSLDTVVDESRSQALIERCESATQVVHPGGHHVPVSKEWVMPLAGFIKQHVYDAAPKAGL; encoded by the exons ATGACGGCCTCGACCGAGTCCAACGGCGCCGCTGTGCAGCCAGCCAAAACGAACGGTGGCAAGGCTGAAGTCAAGATCCTCATGCTTCACG GCTACACACAATCGGGAGCCCTGTTCCGCGCCAAAACCCGCGCCCTGGAAAAACTCCTCGCAAAAGCCTTGTCCCCCCTCTCCCTGACGCCGGTGCTCGTCTATCCCACCGGCCCCAACCGCCTCCTGCCTCAGGACATGCCGTTCTACTCACCGCCCTCCGATcccgccgaggaagacgactACCAGCCGGACACGTGGGCGTGGTGGCGCAAGGACGAGGGCTCAGGCGAATATCTCTATCTGGAGAAGGGCATGgaggccgtggcccaggCCATCCGCGAGGCGGGCGGCGTAGACGGCGTGTGCGGGTTCAGCCAGGGCGGCGCGGCGACGGGCATCGTGGCCGCGGCGCTGGAGGTTGAACGAGCTGTGCCCGAGGGGCCGGCGGGCGAATGGGTGAGGAAGCTGCGGGAAGCAAACGGCGGGAGGGCGGCAAAGTTTGCCGTGTCCTATTCCGGGTTCTGGGCGACACCGGAGTCGTTGCAGTTCTTGTATAGGCCCAAGATAAGCACGCCGTCGTTGCATTATCTCGGCAGCTTGGACACGGTGGTGGATGAGAGCAGGAGTCAGGCCCTGATTGAGAGGTGCGAGAGTGCGACGCAGGTGGTGCACCCCGGTGGTCATCATGTTCCCGTGTCCAAGGAGTGGGTGATGCCTCTGGCTGGGTTTATCAAGCAGCATGTTTATGATGCAGCGCCCAAGGCTGGGCTGTGA
- the Nipsnap1 gene encoding Protein NipSnap 1: MLSRILHRRAPAVAPRSVLRALSTTAARQSKTPSMGDINPSRAQIDSFNRKQHEFRERLVEAQKEQGARALSANNFSASETSDQGSSKTDAGVTSEAKKHEAERKSGPLSNLIYGTKEGREMEAQIQASFSQVLARGKYVHSIVFHEVKPEKVDEYMELVGHFYPKMANLPENKVHLVGSWRVEIGDCDTFVHIWEYQKYEGYHQSRYSITHHPDFADFDSKLKLLINSKKISLMQEFSFWPTTPPRQLGGIFELRSYTLHPGNLLEWETHWRRGLKARREVMEGVGAWFVQIGELNTVHHLWQFANLEERRERREKSWSVEGWSDTVHKTVPLIQNMKSRILIPMPWSPVA; encoded by the exons ATGCTGTCGCGAATTCTTCATCGCCGTGCTCCCGCGGTAGCTCCGCGCAGTGTTTTGCGAGCTCTCAGCACCACGGCCGCCAGGCAGTCCAAGACTCCATCGATGGGAGACATCAATCCTTCCAGGGCGCAAATCGATTCGTTCAACAGGAAGCAGCACGAATTCCGAGAGAGGCTGGTGGAGGCACAGAAAGAACAGGGAGCACGTGCGTTATCTGCTAATAATTTCTCTGCGTCCGAGACTTCGGACCAAGGCTCATCCAAGACTGATGCAGGAGTTACTTCCGAAGCGAAGAAGCATGAAGCTGAACGAAAGTCTGGTCCCCTGTCCAATCTCATTTATGGCACCAAGGAAGGTAGAGAGATGGAGGCACAAATACAAGCTAGCTTTAGTCAGGTTCTCGCTCGCGGCAAATATGTTCACTCGATTGTCTTCCACGAGGTGAAGCCAGAGAAGGTGGACGAATATATGGAGCTCGTTGGCCACTTTTATCCGAAAATGGCCAACCTGCCTGAGAATAAGGTACATCTTGTTGGCAGTTGGCGAGTCGAAATCGGTGACTGCGATACATTTG TGCATATCTGGGAATACCAAAAATACGAGGGTTACCACCAGTCTCGATACTCCATCACCCACCATCCCGACTTCGCCGACTTTGACAGTAAACTGAAGCTGTTGATCAACTCTAAGAAAATTTCACTGATGCAGGAGTTCTCTTTCTGGCCCACAACACCTCCCCGACAGCTAGGCGGCATTTTTGAGCTTCGCTCGTATACATTGCACCCCGGAAACTTGTTGGAGTGGGAGACACACTGGCGACGTGGTCTTAAGGCTCGACGAGAGGTCATGGAGGGTGTGGGCGCGTGGTTTGTTCAAATTGGAGAGCTCAACACCGTCCATCATCTATGGCAATTTGCCAATCTGGAGGAGCGCCGAGAGCGCCGAGAGAAGAGCTGGTCGGTTGAAGGATGGAGCGACACGGTCCATAAGACGGTACCACTTATCCAGAACATGAAGTCGCGAATTTTGATTCCCATGCCCTGGTCACCAGTGGCGTAA
- the PHOT2 gene encoding Phototropin-2 — MSSAVDMTTTSDAVPPLSPASSSSDLSLEEPEPHLSAKPLPVPPRPGSPIKFCNGDTELPPLQVAGGDPDGLDPIAEEELDPGSFDLVMPVEQNGSTTGKYKLEKRSELLFSSRHLEAIFDDSAELHRFSQFLYKHRPASVPLLTYFLEALKALRAIEYSNAVLRKLGPLTDFEFTHEYFQAHPTTNQELKTKANAAFDILAREDLPMYITNVWIETVSVSIRHRIMGMASHASEGLAEVFCLTDPSRHDNPIVFMSEEFNRTTQYGVDYVIGRNCRFLQGPYTNPFSVTRIREKVENGIEHYETFLNYRRDGTPFMNLVMIAPLYDSRGVIRYFIGAQVDVSGLAMGCYDLSSLKRVADEDAKREEGVKVPNHNRDEFTQLAEILGTRELEIVRDRGGDMHRLPLQSATGLHYDEKIALTKPNVDSARDSTQHARNSSKNRVILGTSSESLNTMPPLGDSVRPFSSLTTAATLATRHNGRLTGVYEHYLLTRPYPSLRILFTSPSMRVPGILQSPLLDRIGGSTRMRDQLVQALANGQGVTAKVRWLTANHRRHANRPLRKRNQGDHPLEAHLRIDDHDDDVNDEIGRSRWLHCTPLTGSNGHVGVWMIVIIDEEPDPNSQLPHHVSIPEKPRPDSAVSDKSTCGQNPHRTINNGASPAATKLRPRRSSDTLGHNPATSPCRKEDKSVTKAIHQQHSLNSHRAPKPTLQTLGVAARFYSPEALSLATQAGSSTQQRRESSRSAKASPEDERSETEQIWPLPPSSAAISRRNRETCIRVPSMIRETSSERAVVWGTRSDGDTSSIRSQSSAFTVRIEED; from the exons ATGTCATCAGCCGTGGACATGACAACCACATCGGACGCAGTGCCGCCCTTATCTCCAGCCTCTTCTTCAAG TGACCTGAGCTTGGAAGAGCCGGAACCCCATCTATCCGCAAAACCCCTGCCTGTGCCCCCAAGACCCGGATCGCCTATCAAGTTTTGCAATGGAGACACGGAGCTTCCACCGTTGCAAGTAGCTGGTGGCGATCCCGACGGGCTGGATCCGATTGCCGAAGAGGAACTGGACCCAGGCAGTTTTGACCTGGTGATGCCAGTCGAACAGAATGGCAGCACCACTGGCAAATACAAGTTGGAGAAACGATCCGAATTGCTCTTCTCGAGTCGTCATTTGGAGGCTATCTTTGACGACTCGGCTGAACTGCATCGCTTTTCTCAGTTTCTGTACAAGCATCGGCCGGCATCAGTTCCACTACTGACATATTTCTTGGAAGCTCTCAAGGCGCTACGGGCAATCGAATACAGCAATGCTGTATTGAGAAAGCTTGGGCCATTGACCGATTTTGAATTCACTCACGAGTACTTCCAAGCACACCCTACGACGAACCAAGAATTGAAGACCAAAGCAAATGCGGCCTTTGACATTCTAGCTCGGGAGGACCTGCCCATGTATATCACAAATGTGTGGATTGAAACCGTTTCCGTATCTATTAGACACAGGATTATGGGCATGGCCAGTCACGCCTCGGAAGGTCTAGCGGAAGTGTTTTGTCTTACTGATCCATCAAGACACGACAACCCCATTGTTTTCATGTCGGAAGAGTTTAATCGGACCACACAATACGGCGTAGACTATGTCATTGGAAGAAACTGTCGTTTTCTTCAAGGGCCGTACACGAATCCGTTCAGCGTAACGCGAATTAGGGAGAAGGTAGAGAACGGCATTGAACACTATGAGACCTTCTTAAACTATAGGCGCGACGGCACTCCGTTTATGAATCTCGTTATG ATTGCACCTTTGTACGACAGCCGCGGAGTCATTCGGTATTTCATTGGCGCTCAAGTTGATGTATCAGGCCTTGCTATGGGTTGCTACGATCTTTCGTCTCTTAAACGAGTTGCCGACGAAGATGCGAagcgagaagaaggagtGAAAGTTCCAAACCATAACAGGGACGAATTTACGCAGCTAGCCGAAATATTGGGGACAAGGGAGCTCGAAATAGTCAGAGATCGCGGCGGTGATATGCATCGCCTGCCTCTCCAATCTGCGACAGGGCTTCATTACGATGAGAAGATTGCTCTGACAAAGCCCAACGTCGACAGCGCCCGGGATAGTACACAACATGCCCGCAACAGCTCCAAAAATCGAGTTATCTTGGGAACAAGCTCAGAGTCCCTAAACACGATGCCTCCCTTGGGTGATTCAGTGCGGCCCTTTAGTTCACTGACCACGGCAGCGACTCTTGCAACGAGACACAATGGCCGTCTTACAGGCGTTTATGAGCATTACCTGCTTACCCGGCCTTACCCATCACTGCGCATTCTCTTTACAAGCCCATCGATGCGCGTTCCAGGCATACTTCAGTCACCGCTGCTTGACCGGATTGGCGGGTCGACTCGCATGCGAGATCAGCTTGTTCAAGCTTTGGCCAATGGCCAAGGAGTAACAGCCAAGGTGAGGTGGCTTACTGCCAACCACAGGAGGCATGCCAACCGTCCCCTGAGAAAGAGAAACCAAGGTGATCACCCATTGGAAGCACATTTGCGCATCGACGATCATGACGATGACGTAAACGACGAGATTGGGAGATCACGATGGCTTCACTGTACACCACTCACCGGGTCGAATGGCCACGTTGGGGTCTGGATGATTGTCATCATAGATGAAGAGCCAGACCCCAATAGCCAACTTCCACATCACGTCAGCATTCCTGAGAAGCCGCGGCCAGATAGTGCGGTGTCGGACAAGTCCACGTGTGGCCAGAATCCGCACCGTACAATCAACAACGGCGCGTCGCCAGCAGCAACCAAGTTGCGCCCAAGAAGGTCATCGGATACTCTTGGACATAACCCTGCAACGTCACCTTGCCGAAAAGAAGACAAGTCAGTGACCAAGGCAATCCACCAGCAACACTCGCTCAACTCGCACCGAGCACCGAAACCTACTCTCCAGACCCTGGGTGTGGCTGCAAGGTTCTATAGCCCCGAGGCCTTGTCACTTGCCACCCAAGCGGGCTCTTCGACTCAACAACGGAGAGAGAGCAGCAGAAGCGCCAAAGCCAGCCCCGAAGACGAGCGCTCAGAAACTGAGCAGATTTGGCCCCTGCCACcctccagcgccgccatATCGCGAAGAAATCGTGAGACTTGTATCCGAGTTCCGTCAATGATACGCGAGACATCGTCAGAGCGGGCTGTAGTTTGGGGTACCAGGAGTGACGGAGACACTTCCTCAATTAGAAGTCAAAGCTCCGCATTTACTGTGAGAATAGAAGAAGACTAG
- the med-6 gene encoding Mediator of RNA polymerase II transcription subunit 6, whose translation MDNPNDPPLDEIQWRSPQTLASMGGLHSNTILFYFAESPFFERTSNNAVITSQAMNNIAMYHFIQTREAFEGRLKTMSGLEFIVGEEPAETGPGMGTGVWVIRKQTRRKRYQEEDEITVHASFFVVGENIYMAPTLADILASRIMTISSAISKALPAAESVRKWRPATGHVYQLPTNQAAGGRAKGQDSKEDTPLPDTAAKPAAAAQKNDEVPMERAAEEAFMAHMRHGGEYIDENAITGRPGEFHLSSTGRKVVVPLPKKGPDGVGAMNGPAPISTKVDAKKEGKSGRTPKSASTPGKLKKKRSKMSATNTPVAT comes from the exons ATGGACAATCCAAACGACCCCCCGCTAGACGAGATCCAATGGCGGTCTCCCCAAACCCTCGCCAGCATGGGCGGCCTGCATTCCAACACAATCCTCTTCTACTTCGCCGAGTCGCCTTTCTTTGAGCGCACGTCCAACAATGCCGTCATCACCAGCCAGGCCATGAACAACATCGCCATGTACCACTTTATCCAGACGCGCGAGGCATTCGAGGGCCGCTTAAAAACCATGTCGGGGCTGGAGTTCATCGTCGGCGAGGAACCTGCCGAGACGGGGCCGGGCATGGGCACCGGTGTCTGGGTGATTCGTAAGCAGACGCGGAGAAAGCGCTACCAGGAAGAGGACGAGATCACGGTCCACGCGTCGTTCTTCGTGGTGGGCGAGAACATTTACATGGCACCCACGCTGGCGGATATACTGGCGTCAAGAATC ATGACGATATCATCGGCCATTTCAAAGGCCCTCCCCGCAGCGGAGAGCGTGCGCAAATGGCGCCCGGCAACGGGCCACGTATACCAGCTCCCCACGAATcaagccgccggcggccgcgcCAAGGGCCAAGACTCGAAGGAGGACACGCCGCTACCAGACACCGCGGCCAAgcctgccgccgcggcgcaaAAGAACGACGAGGTGCCGATGGAGAGGGCGGCAGAGGAGGCGTTCATGGCACACATGCGACACGGGGGCGAGTACATTGACGAAAATGCCATTACGGGACGGCCGGGCGAATTCCACCTCTCGTCAACGGGCAGAAAGGTGGTTGTGCCTCTGCCGAAGAAGGGGCcggacggcgtcggcgctATGAACGGCCCGGCGCCCATCAGCACAAAAGTCGATGCGAAGAAGGAGGGGAAGTCGGGGCGGACGCCGAAATCTGCTTCCACGCCTGGCAAgttgaaaaagaaaaggagcaAGATGAGTGCTACAAATACGCCAGTGGCCACGTGA
- the Mmtag2 gene encoding Multiple myeloma tumor-associated protein 2 — MDLLNTIRKTGSRGGADFSWDEVANSSHRENYLGHSLKAPVGRWQKGRDLNWYAKADDTPANSAETDEERLARVRKEELRKIKEAEEDAIARTLGLPIPQRNTSGANAVDVGQQRQIGPKVGPPPGEDGDGKVKLERSRRDEGRRERRRHRSRSRDRDDDRDDERHRRRRSRDRESRRHRSRDRRGHDRDERPLRPERNRSRSRERRYRREDRDYHSGDRRRHEGRRRDHHRERSQSPRPMRQDD, encoded by the coding sequence ATGGACCTCCTAAACACGATCCGCAAAACAGGCtcccgcggcggcgccgactttTCCTGGGACGAAGTCGCTAATTCGTCCCACCGCGAGAACTACCTAGGCCACAGCCTGAAGGCACCCGTGGGTCGATGGCAAAAGGGCAGAGATCTAAACTGGTACGCAAAGGCCGACGACACGCCTGCCAATTCAGCAGAGACAGACGAGGAGCGACTAGCAAGAGTACGCAAAGAGGAGCTGCGAAAGATaaaggaggccgaggaggatgcGATTGCGCGGACGTTGGGGTTGCCGATACCACAGAGGAATACGAGCGGTGCAAATGCGGTGGATGTTGGGCAACAGAGACAAATTGGACCCAAGGTTGGACCACCGCCCGGGGAAGATGGTGATGGGAAGGTCAAGCTGGAGCGATCACGAAGAGATgaagggaggagggagagaCGGCGACATCGGAGTAGAAGCCGGGACAGGGATGACGATCGGGATGACGAGAGGCACCGGAGACGGCGTAGTCGAGATCGGGAGTCGAGACGACATCGAAGCCGTGACAGACGTGGGCACGATCGGGATGAGAGGCCGCTCCGGCCAGAGCGGAAtcgaagccgaagccgagaGAGGCGCTATCGCCGTGAGGATAGAGATTATCATAGCGGGGACAGGAGGCGACACGAGGGTAGGCGCAGAGATCATCACAGAGAGCGCAGCCAAAGCCCACGGCCAATGCGACAGGATGACTAG